TTATTTAAAACAGGAATTTGTTCCGATGTGTATAATCTGTAACTCGTGAACTTATCTGTTTCTGCCGGTTTTAATAACCCCGTTTCGTCATAGTATCTCAACATTCGGATTGAAACTTGAGTTAGCTTTGAGAATTCACCTATTTTGAACATTTTTACTCCCTCTGTATATAAATTAATTTAGTATATCAAAGTATTACTACGAGTATTAATTTACACCCTCTTTCATTAGTCGGTTCTTCTTGTAATTTTAATATAGTATTTCTTACCAATCAATAGTAATCACTAATGGAACAAAAAACTACTGTAGAACTAATATAAATCACTAATTCTACAGTAGTTCTTCTTATGCTTCTAAACTTTGAAAACTATTCATACCATTATGTATTAATAAGTGTGTATCTGGGAAGAAGAGGGGAACATCCAATTTGTTTTTACATTGGAGGTACTCATATTCCGATAATACAGTTGGGTCGTTTTACTGTCTGTACGTGCAACACATTCCTTACCGTTTTTAAATGTACAATTTTCGATATATATTGTGCATTTAAATGTAGAACCACCATTTTGGCGAATTACTTTACCAAAACCATCAGCGGTAAAATTCTTAACGGTAAAGGTGCAGGCTTTGTTTAACTGAAAAACTTTATCACTGGCTTTATAAGCAGCGCCGCCATTAATGGTAACACTACCTTCACCTTTTACAGTTAAAGCATCTTCACCTACATCTTCCCACACTACATTAGTAATAGTATTGTTACCGTAGCAATGTACCCCATCGCACCCAGGAGCAGCTATACGAACATTTTTAAGATTAGCTCCTTTTTCCAGTTTGAAAATAGGCTTTTGATTTTCGTTCTGACTGCCATCTCCCATACCAACAGCAACAATTGTTTCGCCTTTTCCATCATAGGTTTCTCCCGCTTTTACTACAATGGTACTGGTAATCGTTTTTGCATCTGCTCTGCTCCAACCAAAAACCCCAACAAATACTTGAGCGAACAATAGAGTCACTGCCATAAGCACTTTCAGTTTCTTAGACATAATAATACCTCCTCAAAATATTATTTATATTATTCTATAAGCACACCATAAACAGCATTCACCCCAATAACTCCTCCTTTCTGAATATGGTTCTGTTATGGTCCTTATAAAATAAACACCCACTCATCTGACTATCTATGTCCACAGCTACCGTTCTGATTTAATTGTAATTAATAGTATATACTGCAATTAGAGCTTTTGAAACCAACGCATTATATAGTACAACGCACTCGGAAATAGAAGGTGCAGGACTGTTAAAATAATGGTAAGTAATGCTGCACGTTTATGCCATAATAGATAAACAGCCTTTTTCCTCTTGTAAAACAATACTCCAAACAGGACGGTAATAATGCACATCATCCAAGCTAAACTTCCTGTATGAAGCCTTAAAGCCCACAGAGCAAGATAACCATGAATTAATGATAGAATAACGAGGCTTATTCCCAGAGGTTTATGTACTTTACGTAGTTTTTTCACAGCCTGAATGATGCCTTGATTTTTTCCATGAAAGAACCATCGATTAATTTGCCTAAGCCAGTACGGTGATGAAACTCCAACAAATAAGGCCACATTCAGGATTCCTAGTACCTGATACATACAATCACCTCCGAACCTATTCC
The nucleotide sequence above comes from Anaerocolumna cellulosilytica. Encoded proteins:
- a CDS encoding pectate lyase; the protein is MSKKLKVLMAVTLLFAQVFVGVFGWSRADAKTITSTIVVKAGETYDGKGETIVAVGMGDGSQNENQKPIFKLEKGANLKNVRIAAPGCDGVHCYGNNTITNVVWEDVGEDALTVKGEGSVTINGGAAYKASDKVFQLNKACTFTVKNFTADGFGKVIRQNGGSTFKCTIYIENCTFKNGKECVARTDSKTTQLYYRNMSTSNVKTNWMFPSSSQIHTY